The Haloarcula rubripromontorii region GATCTCTGTTTGAAGCGGGACGCCGATCCCGCCTGCACCGACGAACCCGATGATCGTCGACGCTCTGACGTTGATATCCCATCGAAGCGTCGCGACGCTGATGAACGCCGGCTTGATCTGTGGAACGATACTGTAGATGAGCACATCAACGGACGATGCCCCAGCCGCTGTGATCGCTTCGACGGACCCGCGGTCGATCTCCTCGATGGCCTCTGCGATTAGCTTTGCAGTGAACCCGATCGACCTGATCGAAATCGCAAGTACGCCAGCGAGGGCCCCCGGACCGAAGATAACCACGAAGATCAGCGCCCAGATGATGACGTTGACCGAACGGGTAAACGAGATGATGAACTTACCCAGCAGGTACGCCGGCTTGTTGGGCGTCGTGTTGCTGGCACCGAGGAACGCGACCGGAATCGCCATTACGATAGCCAGCGCCGTGCCGAGGATCGAGATGTTGATGGTCTCGAGGAGCGGCCCGACAATCTTCCGGGAGTATCCCACATTGGGAGGATACATCCGGCCGAAGAGGTCGGCCAGCTCACGCGGGGCAGTCACGGCATAGCCGTAATTCACTTCCATGGCTCGCCAGGCTGCGACGAGGATGACAAGGCCAGCCAGCAGCCCAAAGAACCGGAGCAATCGCTCACGACGATCGAACCGACTCCAGGAATCAGTGCTGTTTGACATTATTGGATCCGCCTCCGGACGAGAGCGCTGACACCTTCACCGACCATGACGATCGCGACGATGACGGCGATAATCGCCATACTGAATTGGTAGTCGTACTTATCGAAGGAGTTCAGCAGCGTGATCCCGATACCACCTGCTCCGACAATCCCAACGACAGTGCTGTGACGCAGGTTGATATCCAGGCGGTAGATCGACAGCCCGACAATCCGGGGCATTACCTGTGGGAGAACGCCATAGACATACGTCTGGATAGGCGTCCCGCCAACGGCAGTGATCGCCTCCATCTGCCCACGGTCGATATCTTCGATCTCCTCTGCGAGGAGTTTCGCGAAGAATCCGATCGTTTTGAACGCGAGTGCTAGGACACCAGCGAGCGGACCGAACCCGACCGCTTTGACCATGATGATCGCAACGATAAGCTCGTGCAGCGAGCGCGTGACGGCGACAATGCTGCGACCGACGTAGTAGACCGGCTTCGGCGAGAGGTTGTTGGAAGACATGACAGCGACCGGCACGCTGACGATGATGCCCATTGTCGTGGCGACAATCGTCATCACAATGCTCTCGAGGATACCCTGTATGAGGAGTTCCCGTTGCGACGGCGTGTACGCTGGTGGGAGCATGCTCGAGACGAGCTCGACACCGGCTCCGATCCCTCGCAGAAATCGGCTGGGGGAAATCCGGAGGTTCCAGAAGCTATACGCGAAGAACAACAAGATAAGCCCGTAGATGAGATACTTGACTTTCTTGTTGTAGAAGACTGTGGGTCGCTCCCAGGATCCTTCAACGGCCGATCCAGATTCAGCAGCCATATTGATTAGTCACCTCGCTCGGCAATGACGTCGTCAGAGTCGGTGCTGCTACTGGCACTCGGCGCTTCGCGGTCCGCAATGGATTCACCGCCGCGATAGATTTCGTCTCTGGCCGCCTGATCCAGATCGTCGGGCGGGCCGTTAAAGACGATTTCACCGTCACTGAGACCGATGATCCGGTCCGCGTAGTCGACCGCTAGATCGACTTCGTGGATGTTGATGATGATCGGGATATCGTCTTCATGAGCGATGTCCGTCAGGAGGCTCATGACCTCCCGGGAGGTGTCGGGGTCCAGCGCACTCGTCGGTTCGTCAGCGAGCAGGATTTTCGGCCGCTGAATGACGGCACGGGCGATACCCACGCGCTGTCGCTGGCCACCAGAGAGCTCATCTGCACGGTTGTTCTCGACGCCCTCCAGATTCACGCGACTGAGAATCTCACGTGCGCGCCTGATGTCTTCCGGTGGGAAGTTCCGCCGGAACGCGTTCCACGTGCTGAGATAGCCCAGGCGGCCGGAGAGTATGTTCTCCATGACCGTGAGGCGCTCTACGAGATTGAACTCCTGGAAGATCATGCCCATGTCGCGACGGACATCGCGCAGGGCTGATTTGTCCAGGCCAGTCACCTCTGTATCGTCGAGTGAGACACGCCCACCAGTTGGCTCGGTCAGTCTGTTGATACTACGAACGAGTGTGCTTTTCCCGGCCCCGCTCGGCCCGATGATTGCAACAATCTCGTTTCCACTGACTTCGAATGAGACACCTTTGAGTGCTTTATCACCGGAGTCGTACGTTTTTTCCAAATTATCTACAGTGAGCATTATTCGAGTCTCTTCTTAGCCTTCGATGTTATCGGTGTTGTACTTGATCTCGTTATTCTCCTGAATCTGGAGGATGATATCGTAGACTGTGGCGTAATCGATCTCCGTCCACTTTCCGCGACCTCCGAAGACCTCCGCGATCTTGGTGTCCGAGTAGTCGTAATCGAGGAACGCCGCTCTGATCCCTTCCTGAATTTCTGGTTTCAGGTTGTAGCGGTAACAGAAGCTCGTTGTGGGGAACGGATTGCTGGCCCACACAACTTTGAGATTCGTCGGATCGATGTTATCCGCTTCGGCAACACGCGTGACACAGGTGCTACAAACGGGGGCAGCATCGTAGTCGTCGTTTGCCACTCCGAGGATGCTCTGTTCGTGCCCGCCAGAGTAACTCACTTCGTAGTCGTCGCCCGGAGTGACGCCCTGGTTCGAGAACAGCGCACGCGGAGCGAGGTTCCCGGAGTTGGACGACGGCTCAGCGTGTGCGACACGCTTGCCCTTGAGGTCTTCCAGCGAGGAGATGTCGTCGTTGTCTGCCTGAGTGGCGAGCCACAGCCGATATCCGAAGTCGCCCTCCTTCGAGATCTGGAGCGAGAACGGGACAGCTCCGGCCAGATTCACAGCGAACGGCGTTGG contains the following coding sequences:
- the phnE gene encoding phosphonate ABC transporter, permease protein PhnE, which gives rise to MSNSTDSWSRFDRRERLLRFFGLLAGLVILVAAWRAMEVNYGYAVTAPRELADLFGRMYPPNVGYSRKIVGPLLETINISILGTALAIVMAIPVAFLGASNTTPNKPAYLLGKFIISFTRSVNVIIWALIFVVIFGPGALAGVLAISIRSIGFTAKLIAEAIEEIDRGSVEAITAAGASSVDVLIYSIVPQIKPAFISVATLRWDINVRASTIIGFVGAGGIGVPLQTEINYFNWEAVLTILISILGLVLISEAISAYLRKKVM
- the phnE gene encoding phosphonate ABC transporter, permease protein PhnE, producing the protein MAAESGSAVEGSWERPTVFYNKKVKYLIYGLILLFFAYSFWNLRISPSRFLRGIGAGVELVSSMLPPAYTPSQRELLIQGILESIVMTIVATTMGIIVSVPVAVMSSNNLSPKPVYYVGRSIVAVTRSLHELIVAIIMVKAVGFGPLAGVLALAFKTIGFFAKLLAEEIEDIDRGQMEAITAVGGTPIQTYVYGVLPQVMPRIVGLSIYRLDINLRHSTVVGIVGAGGIGITLLNSFDKYDYQFSMAIIAVIVAIVMVGEGVSALVRRRIQ
- the phnC gene encoding phosphonate ABC transporter ATP-binding protein codes for the protein MLTVDNLEKTYDSGDKALKGVSFEVSGNEIVAIIGPSGAGKSTLVRSINRLTEPTGGRVSLDDTEVTGLDKSALRDVRRDMGMIFQEFNLVERLTVMENILSGRLGYLSTWNAFRRNFPPEDIRRAREILSRVNLEGVENNRADELSGGQRQRVGIARAVIQRPKILLADEPTSALDPDTSREVMSLLTDIAHEDDIPIIINIHEVDLAVDYADRIIGLSDGEIVFNGPPDDLDQAARDEIYRGGESIADREAPSASSSTDSDDVIAERGD
- the phnD gene encoding phosphate/phosphite/phosphonate ABC transporter substrate-binding protein, translating into MSASTMKQNPVDRRSVLKIGATALAAGVAGCSQESSQSTETSGGDGSDGSDGSSSGDGSSGQSNSYPEFDPANPEFPQLMQTLIEAGFETGSLQDLKNMQEREKPRYGNPVQSTPDNEDELIDPDRIAFAMTPTEDPAVYRDTMQPLMDNIAEETGKSVKYFPLNSYASQIEAMRSERLHVAGFSTGPTPFAVNLAGAVPFSLQISKEGDFGYRLWLATQADNDDISSLEDLKGKRVAHAEPSSNSGNLAPRALFSNQGVTPGDDYEVSYSGGHEQSILGVANDDYDAAPVCSTCVTRVAEADNIDPTNLKVVWASNPFPTTSFCYRYNLKPEIQEGIRAAFLDYDYSDTKIAEVFGGRGKWTEIDYATVYDIILQIQENNEIKYNTDNIEG